The window CGCGAGGCGGTGCAGCGTCTCGAGCGGCGCCCCGGCGCAGAACACGTCGGGCCGCCCGGCCAGGAGCACCACCCGGAGCTCGGGGTCGCTGCGCAGCCCGGCGAGCGCGTCCATCAGCCCGTCGCAGACCGCGTCGCTCATCCGGTTGCGCCCCTCGGGGTCGTCGATGCGCACCTCCACGATCCCCGGCTCCAGCGTCTCCACCCGTACCACGCCGCTCACGATGCCCTCCGCGGCGGCCGGGCGAACCAGGCGGGGGCGAAGCCGTCCGCGAAGGCGCGGGCGCCCTCCAGCGCCTCCGGGTCGGCGAGCACCTCCAGCAGCCGGTCCACGGCGGCGGCGGCCTGCGCCTCGAGCGCCGCGCCCCCGGAGAGGGCGTCCAGGTGCCGCTTCTGCGCGGCGAGCGCGGCGGGCGAGGAGCGGAAGACCCGGCCGAGCTGCCGCTCCAGCGCGGCCTCCACCCCGTCCGCGGCCACCTCGTCCACCAGCCCCAGGGCGTGGGCCTCCGCCGCGCCCAGCGTCCGGCTCCCCAGCGACAGGGCGCCGGCGCGCCCCGGCGGGAGGCG is drawn from Longimicrobiaceae bacterium and contains these coding sequences:
- a CDS encoding enoyl-CoA hydratase-related protein, which translates into the protein GGVGLAAACDLVIAAPEARFSLPEVVLGVIPAVVTPFLLRRLPPGRAGALSLGSRTLGAAEAHALGLVDEVAADGVEAALERQLGRVFRSSPAALAAQKRHLDALSGGAALEAQAAAAVDRLLEVLADPEALEGARAFADGFAPAWFARPPRRAS